In Cercospora beticola chromosome 3, complete sequence, the following proteins share a genomic window:
- a CDS encoding uncharacterized protein (SMCOG1034:cytochrome P450~antiSMASH:Cluster_9) → MSRQAQYLADTSLTIRNAYFSPMSKIPGPWYARLTGARLAWSVFRSNRIHYVHSLHQKYGPVVLIGPCEIDVSDPYAARDIHRMGSKFTKAPFYALLSPGPVDNIFNFRDAKLHMQRRKLYARGFTLGSLRKEWEPTVRRIVQIAVNKIKQDARTNTAEVMGWWTLMANEIVCRLTFGGGHDTVEVGVKDPFVLMLERRMGDAAHLLKHLAPPLFYIGRLLAKVIPRLHDVFYSQEKMFAAGGDVVINARSKKANGETTNLFVKALAEAEQSEEKLATLSDTDIITDAGALLLAGSDPAAISLTFMLYCVLSRPKLQKELEEACSAIEGEVTDEACERIPLLNAVIDESLRLYGAAPGCMPRSVPSEGAVLAGHYIPPQAIVNTQNWTLHRDPSIWPNPEEFDHTRWLRGLSQAQSLAFSPFGHGSRQCLGLYLGRMEMRLATAMFFRDCAGAKLAASATAESMEVYDSFIAGLPRDRRLEITMK, encoded by the exons ATGTCAAGACAGGCACAATATTTGGCTGACACGTCCTTGACCATCCGCAATGCATACTTTTCGCCTATGTCCAAAATCCCAGGGCCATGGTACGCACGACTGACGGGAGCGAGACTGGCGTGGTCGGTTTTCCGCAGCAATCGCATTCACTACGTCCATTCACTGCACCAGAAATACGGACCAGTCGTACTTATCGGGCCTTGCGAAATTGATGTCTCAGACCCGTACGCCGCGAGAGATATCCACCGCATGGGATCTAAGTTCACAAAAGCTCCATTCTACGCACTTCTGTCTCCTGGTCCGGTGGACAATATCTTCAACTTTCGTGATGCTAAGCTGCACATGCAACGGCGCAAGCTCTACGCACGTGGCTTCACTCTGGGAAGCCTGCGCAAAGAGTGGGAGCCGACTGTGCGCAGAATCGTACAAATTGCTGTCAACAAGATCAAGCAAGACGCTCGTACAAACACAGCCGAAGTCATGGGCTGGTGGACTCTCATGGCCAACGAGATAGTCTGTCGCTTGACGTTTGGAGGTGGCCACGACACCGTCGAAGTCGGTGTAAAGGATCCCTTCGTGCTTATGCTGGAGCGGCGTATGGGCGACGCAGCGCATCTTCTCAAGCACCTCGCGCCGCCACTTTTCTACATTGGTCGTCTGCTCGCAAAGGTCATCCCACGTCTCCACGATGTATTCTATTCCCAAGAGAAGATGTTTGCAGCTGGTGGTGATGTGGTGATCAACGCCCGGTCCAAGAAGGCGAATGGCGAAACCACTAATCTTTTCGTCAAAGCTCTCGCGGAAGCAGAGCAAAGCGAGGAGAAGCTGGCCACTCTTTCAGATACCGACATCATCACCGATGCAGGGGCGCTCCTGTTAGCAGGATCGGACCCAGCCGCCATATCTTTAACTTTCATGTTGTACTGCGTCCTGAGCCGGCCGAAACTGCAGAAGGAACTCGAGGAGGCATGTAGCGCCATCGAGGGAGAAGTGACGGACGAAGCATGCGAGCGGATTCCCCTCCTCAATGCTGTCATTGATGAGAGTTTGCGATTATACGGTGCAGCGCCTGGGTGCATGCCCAGAAGTGTGCCCTCTGAAGGTGCAGTGCTCGCCGGGCACTACATTCCACCTCAAGCCATTGTGAACACGCAGAATTGGACTCTGCACCGCGACCCAAGCATATGGCCGAACCCCGAAGA ATTCGATCATACACGCTGGCTACGGGGCCTCTCGCAAGCACAAAGTCTTGCATTCAGCCCGTTTGGCCATGGCTCCCGCCAATGCCTCGGACTGTACCTGGGCAGGATGGAGATGCGCTTGGCCACGGCCATGTTCTTCCGAGACTGTGCAGGTGCAAAGTTGGCGGCTTCGGCGACTGCTGAGAGCATGGAGGTCTACGACAGCTTCATCGCGGGCCTGCCACGAGATCGTCGGTTGGAAATCACCATGAAGTGA